The following are from one region of the Maribacter aquivivus genome:
- a CDS encoding DEAD/DEAH box helicase — protein MKNQQEILSKLNIDALNPMQESALDAISSSNNTILLSPTGTGKTLAFLLPVLDFMDHDNPEVQVLILVPSRELAIQIEQVIRNMGTGFKVNAIYGGRAMSKDKIELKHTPAILVGTPGRILDHFMADRFTKEHIKTLILDEFDKSLEVGFEEEMTEILAELPNLKKRILTSATEAVKIPKFVGMENPRRINYLKKNTPSKLTISTVISEEEDKLKTLVQLLKYIGEEPGIIFCNLKDSIDTVSSFLSQKHILHECFSGGMEQKDRERALIKFRNGSSRILVATDLAGRGIDIPELNFIIHYELPQRIEEFTHRNGRTARVNEAGTAYIVKWDKEKLPGFASNSKPINIGKTNRLGDPFWETLFISGGRKDKISKGDIAGLFFKQGGLNRDELGDIELKQDCAFVAVPKSKSQELVSELNNSRLKKKKVRITVL, from the coding sequence ATGAAAAATCAACAAGAGATTTTATCAAAATTGAATATTGATGCGTTAAATCCGATGCAAGAAAGTGCGTTAGATGCTATCTCATCATCGAATAATACCATTTTACTTTCTCCGACCGGTACAGGAAAAACTTTGGCTTTTCTTTTACCGGTTTTAGATTTTATGGACCATGACAATCCTGAAGTTCAGGTTTTGATTTTAGTTCCTTCTCGCGAATTGGCTATTCAGATAGAACAGGTTATTCGTAATATGGGTACTGGTTTTAAAGTGAATGCCATTTATGGTGGTAGAGCTATGTCTAAAGATAAGATAGAGCTAAAACATACTCCTGCAATTTTAGTTGGAACGCCTGGTAGAATTCTTGACCATTTTATGGCAGATCGTTTTACCAAAGAGCATATTAAAACTTTAATTCTTGACGAATTCGATAAGTCTTTAGAAGTCGGATTTGAAGAGGAAATGACTGAAATTCTTGCGGAATTACCAAATCTTAAAAAACGTATTCTTACTTCTGCAACGGAAGCTGTTAAAATCCCCAAGTTTGTGGGAATGGAAAACCCAAGAAGAATCAATTATCTTAAGAAAAATACACCATCAAAACTTACTATAAGTACAGTTATCTCTGAAGAAGAAGATAAGTTGAAAACATTAGTTCAACTTTTAAAATATATTGGAGAAGAACCAGGTATCATCTTTTGTAATTTAAAGGATAGTATTGATACTGTTAGTTCTTTTCTAAGTCAGAAACATATACTACATGAATGCTTTTCTGGTGGTATGGAACAGAAAGACCGCGAACGTGCTTTAATTAAATTTAGAAATGGTAGCAGTCGTATTTTAGTTGCAACTGATCTAGCTGGTAGAGGTATTGATATTCCCGAATTAAATTTTATCATTCATTACGAATTACCACAACGTATTGAAGAATTTACCCATCGTAATGGTAGAACTGCTCGTGTAAATGAAGCAGGTACCGCATATATTGTAAAATGGGATAAAGAAAAATTACCTGGGTTTGCTTCAAATTCAAAACCAATAAACATAGGTAAAACCAATAGGTTAGGGGACCCATTTTGGGAAACGCTATTTATTTCTGGTGGCAGAAAAGATAAAATATCTAAAGGTGATATTGCGGGACTTTTCTTTAAACAAGGTGGTTTGAACCGAGATGAATTGGGAGACATAGAACTAAAACAAGATTGTGCTTTTGTAGCAGTACCGAAAAGTAAATCTCAAGAACTCGTAAGCGAGTTAAATAATTCTAGATTAAAAAAGAAGAAAGTACGTATTACCGTACTTTAA
- a CDS encoding SDR family NAD(P)-dependent oxidoreductase, whose protein sequence is MKDKQHENETDIDLNEIESCIEILNRLVTDTNQIFEIPEDRRIALIKVAGQLSRPNKQEFAKRVKDAKRNEKRKQAVRDKHARKETGIRSAREAHVFVAPKLLPAAELASKDLPELTTPRNCYVCKAEFTKLHHFYDTMCTDCGDFNYAKRFQNANVKGQVAVITGSRLKIGYHITLMLLRGGATVIATTRFPVDSALRFSKEEDFMEWGHRLKIHGLDLRHIPSVEIFCNFIEQQYDKLDILINNAAQTVRRPAGFYHHLMENEEREFSSLPKFAQMVLSDHESCLDELKSFSSKASPNQNMPVTWHGPEPGIGLRASAKLSQIPYSFDNALVAQEVFPTGELDADLQQVDLRKTNSWRLKLGEIETTEMIEVQLVNSVAPFVLCNRLAELMKKENTGQKHIINVTAMEGKFHRFFKESRHPHTNMAKAALNMLTHTAAGELAKDGIFMNAVDTGWVTDEDPAELAKMKQEVHDFQPPLDIVDGAARVMDPLFDGINTGKHWCGKFLKDYFPIDW, encoded by the coding sequence ATGAAGGATAAACAGCACGAGAACGAAACTGATATCGATTTAAACGAGATTGAAAGTTGTATTGAGATTTTAAATCGTTTGGTAACAGATACCAATCAAATATTTGAAATTCCTGAAGACAGAAGAATTGCCTTAATTAAAGTTGCTGGTCAGTTATCTCGTCCTAATAAGCAAGAGTTTGCCAAACGGGTTAAAGATGCCAAACGTAACGAAAAAAGAAAGCAAGCAGTTCGCGATAAGCATGCTCGTAAAGAAACAGGTATAAGAAGTGCACGTGAAGCTCATGTATTTGTTGCTCCAAAATTACTACCTGCTGCAGAACTAGCAAGTAAAGATTTACCTGAACTTACAACTCCACGAAATTGCTACGTATGTAAGGCTGAGTTTACTAAGCTGCATCATTTTTATGACACCATGTGTACAGATTGTGGTGATTTCAATTATGCGAAAAGATTCCAGAATGCCAATGTAAAAGGTCAGGTTGCGGTTATTACCGGATCTCGCTTAAAAATTGGTTATCATATTACGTTAATGTTACTTCGTGGCGGAGCTACCGTTATAGCCACCACACGTTTCCCTGTAGACTCTGCCCTTCGTTTTTCTAAGGAAGAAGATTTTATGGAGTGGGGGCATCGACTAAAAATTCACGGATTAGATTTACGCCACATCCCTAGTGTTGAGATATTCTGCAATTTTATTGAGCAGCAATATGACAAGCTTGATATATTAATAAACAACGCAGCACAAACGGTACGTAGACCAGCAGGATTTTACCATCACTTAATGGAAAATGAAGAACGTGAATTTTCTTCATTGCCAAAGTTTGCACAAATGGTATTGAGCGACCATGAAAGTTGTTTAGACGAATTAAAATCATTCAGTTCTAAAGCTTCTCCTAATCAAAACATGCCGGTTACTTGGCACGGACCAGAACCTGGTATTGGTTTACGAGCTTCTGCAAAGCTGTCTCAGATTCCTTATAGTTTTGATAATGCGTTGGTAGCCCAAGAGGTTTTCCCAACGGGAGAATTGGATGCCGACTTACAACAAGTAGATTTACGTAAAACCAATAGCTGGAGGTTAAAGCTAGGTGAAATTGAAACCACCGAAATGATTGAGGTTCAGCTCGTTAATTCAGTAGCACCATTTGTGTTATGCAACCGTTTGGCAGAATTGATGAAGAAAGAGAACACAGGTCAGAAGCATATTATTAACGTAACGGCGATGGAAGGTAAATTCCACCGTTTCTTCAAAGAATCTCGTCATCCACATACCAATATGGCCAAGGCTGCTTTAAATATGTTGACACATACTGCTGCAGGTGAATTGGCTAAAGACGGAATTTTCATGAATGCTGTTGATACAGGTTGGGTTACTGATGAAGACCCTGCTGAATTGGCTAAAATGAAACAAGAAGTACACGATTTTCAACCACCTCTAGATATCGTTGATGGCGCTGCTCGTGTAATGGATCCTTTATTTGACGGTATTAATACCGGAAAACATTGGTGTGGTAAATTCTTAAAAGACTATTTTCCAATAGATTGGTAG
- a CDS encoding DUF2490 domain-containing protein, with protein sequence MKTFRTHIVKLSFLMLFAFVFKGLAQEKEAVELPEYSKYKDLGTKTWINTYGNIRISKRLFWDAQTHLRLEETEATPFFGQVAQVYNRHAIGYIHSKYFNVRLGGVLRLNFNTDEASTDRNLVPEWRIWHQYQFAQSLASMMIYHRIRIEHRWTQSFVENSEYIFRNRWRYMFRMKIPLNNHKLKPKTFYVAPEAELIMQSGKAVVASPMEDLRLTTTLGYILTPRLTVAAGAMYSQGQDLKNGGYYKQSWAMRFHVYYSPDFRKVKNKLPEIHLTD encoded by the coding sequence ATGAAAACGTTTCGTACACATATCGTAAAGCTTTCTTTTTTAATGCTTTTTGCCTTTGTTTTTAAAGGATTAGCACAAGAAAAAGAAGCCGTAGAATTGCCAGAATATTCGAAGTATAAAGATTTAGGTACCAAAACCTGGATCAATACTTATGGGAATATTAGAATTAGCAAACGCTTATTTTGGGATGCACAGACGCATTTAAGATTAGAAGAAACGGAAGCTACACCATTTTTTGGGCAAGTAGCTCAGGTTTATAATAGACACGCTATTGGGTATATACACTCTAAATATTTCAATGTTCGTTTAGGCGGAGTGTTACGTTTAAACTTCAATACAGATGAAGCCTCTACGGATCGTAATTTGGTACCTGAGTGGCGTATTTGGCATCAATATCAATTTGCGCAGTCATTGGCAAGTATGATGATTTATCACCGTATTCGTATTGAACATCGTTGGACACAAAGTTTTGTAGAGAATAGCGAATACATATTTAGAAACCGTTGGAGGTATATGTTCAGAATGAAAATCCCTTTGAACAATCATAAGCTAAAACCTAAGACTTTTTATGTAGCTCCTGAGGCTGAATTAATCATGCAAAGTGGAAAAGCAGTTGTTGCTAGTCCTATGGAAGATTTACGATTAACGACTACTTTGGGCTATATTCTTACACCAAGATTAACTGTTGCGGCAGGAGCCATGTATTCTCAGGGTCAAGATCTAAAGAACGGCGGGTATTACAAGCAAAGTTGGGCGATGCGTTTTCACGTATACTATTCACCAGATTTTAGAAAGGTTAAAAACAAGCTTCCAGAAATTCATTTAACAGATTAA
- a CDS encoding MORN repeat-containing protein, with the protein MKKRYVTLYGLLAITSVLAIYFGIKSSTLQNEIGESSKAKKELDVLVTGNKELIAIDSVLMKGDYNKAIESYNTTLQNHEELNSVIPLRIALAKKLMQNNIVNASDEETKKTSIDSIAIAPVAQSEIRSIDSLSFALEKARVQLSNMRKQLNNKSFGEYLSFTSKKGTGLHYVGQVKNNKANGIGIAVLETGSRYEGEWKDNLREGNGTFYWSDGEYYIGSYKDDMRNGEGTYFWPNGEKYKGQWKNDKRNGKGIFHKKEGSVISGIWENDKLKDTDK; encoded by the coding sequence ATGAAAAAAAGATATGTAACATTGTACGGTCTGTTAGCCATCACATCTGTATTGGCAATTTATTTTGGCATCAAATCAAGCACGCTGCAAAATGAAATAGGGGAGAGTAGCAAGGCAAAAAAGGAGTTAGATGTTCTTGTAACTGGTAATAAAGAATTAATCGCAATCGATTCTGTTTTAATGAAAGGCGATTATAATAAAGCTATTGAATCGTATAATACTACACTTCAAAATCACGAAGAGCTGAACAGCGTTATTCCATTACGTATTGCTCTTGCTAAAAAGTTAATGCAAAACAATATTGTAAATGCTTCTGATGAGGAAACCAAAAAAACATCCATCGATTCAATTGCTATTGCCCCAGTTGCGCAAAGTGAAATTAGAAGTATAGATTCTTTAAGTTTTGCATTAGAAAAAGCTCGCGTTCAACTAAGTAATATGCGTAAGCAACTGAACAATAAATCATTTGGAGAATACCTTAGTTTTACTAGTAAGAAAGGAACTGGATTGCATTATGTTGGTCAAGTAAAAAACAACAAGGCCAATGGTATCGGCATTGCCGTACTTGAGACGGGTAGCAGGTATGAAGGCGAATGGAAAGACAATCTACGCGAAGGTAATGGCACATTTTACTGGTCTGACGGTGAATATTATATTGGTAGTTACAAAGATGATATGCGAAATGGTGAAGGCACTTATTTTTGGCCTAACGGTGAAAAATACAAAGGACAGTGGAAAAACGACAAGCGAAATGGAAAAGGTATTTTTCATAAGAAAGAAGGCTCTGTTATAAGTGGTATTTGGGAAAATGACAAGCTTAAAGATACTGACAAGTAG
- a CDS encoding WD40/YVTN/BNR-like repeat-containing protein → MKTFVRFLSISTFLLSTTLVLAQDFSAFEYRTIGPSRGGRVTTVTGTPVLPGTFYLGASGAGVWKTDDYGTSWNNVSDGFFDTPSIGAIEVALNDPNIVYVGTGSDGLRSNIISGKGVYKSIDAGKTWDHIGLAKAGQIGAVEIDPTNSNIVWVAAIGDAFKANEERGIYKTIDGGATWEKMLHISNTTGFADLELLPGNPNVVYAAAWKAQRTPWTIISGGENKEGGIYKSVNGGKDWIKLETGLPKGLIGKIDLAVSVVDSSILYAVIEAPGDEGGVYKSVDQGKTFVQTSSNKGLVNRPFYYINIELDPTNPDIVYSNANPLLKSTDGGKNWTMMAVPHGDNHDIWLNPNNPDLLIQCNDGGANVSHNGGKTWSSQFNQPTAEIYQVAVDDQYPYWIYGAQQDNTTIAIPSSAPSGTSVQGTQVMIEVGGCETGPSIPKPGNHNIVYNNCKGRFSVYNKITGTGREYSIGASNIYGHNPKDLKYRFQRVAPVHVSPHDPDVVYMGSQFVHKTRNDGVIWETISPDLTAFEADKQVISGSPITRDITGEEYYSTIYSIRESKIKKDLIWTGSNDGVVSITQDGGQTWSNVTPKKMPKGGRVESIEPSQFDPAKAYISVDRHLLGDATPYFYKTVDYGKTWELISTTTNGIPADYTAKVLREDPETAGLLYAGTEYGMFVSLDDGKLWKSFQQNLPVTPITDIIIKRGDLVLSTMGRGFWVLDNITSLRNTDIATLSDSPVLFKPDNTIRYRTPRRAKGFPDYPSTGVLIDYYLPKELKSEVKLEILNANKQSVASILSDSTKIKSSKEEVENMGLSTTFSYFDAKLETKKGINRFQWDMRQKGAWSDKESRRYKNGPVVPPGNYIAKLTVGEKILEQPFEILVDPRLGEEGIDNTIILDHLAFENKVLDLLTEARKFQSELEAQIKKTKGDEKASLETVLKEIKNDEGAYPQQMLVAQISYLSYIVGGADKVPGNEEVERLKELQQQFNSVKNKVKLN, encoded by the coding sequence ATGAAAACCTTTGTTCGTTTCCTTTCCATTTCTACATTTTTACTAAGTACAACCTTAGTTCTTGCCCAAGATTTTTCCGCATTTGAATACCGTACTATTGGTCCCTCTAGAGGTGGTCGTGTTACTACGGTTACTGGTACTCCTGTTTTACCAGGTACTTTTTACCTAGGTGCATCTGGTGCCGGTGTTTGGAAAACAGATGATTATGGCACATCTTGGAATAATGTTTCTGACGGATTTTTTGACACTCCTTCTATTGGTGCTATTGAAGTTGCTCTTAATGACCCTAATATTGTTTATGTAGGTACTGGTTCTGACGGACTGCGTAGTAACATCATCAGCGGAAAAGGAGTTTATAAATCTATAGATGCCGGAAAAACTTGGGACCATATAGGTTTGGCAAAAGCCGGACAAATTGGTGCCGTGGAAATTGACCCTACCAATAGTAACATCGTTTGGGTAGCGGCAATTGGTGATGCTTTTAAAGCTAATGAAGAGCGAGGCATTTACAAAACAATTGATGGTGGTGCTACTTGGGAAAAAATGCTGCACATATCTAATACAACCGGATTTGCAGATTTAGAACTTTTACCCGGCAACCCTAATGTTGTTTATGCAGCTGCTTGGAAAGCACAACGTACTCCTTGGACAATTATATCTGGTGGAGAGAACAAAGAAGGCGGTATTTATAAATCAGTTAATGGAGGTAAAGATTGGATTAAACTAGAAACAGGATTGCCAAAAGGATTGATAGGTAAAATAGATTTAGCAGTATCGGTCGTAGATTCTAGTATACTTTATGCAGTAATAGAAGCTCCAGGCGATGAAGGCGGAGTTTACAAATCTGTTGATCAAGGAAAAACATTTGTTCAAACGTCAAGTAATAAAGGTTTAGTTAATAGACCATTTTATTATATTAATATAGAGCTAGACCCAACCAATCCTGATATTGTGTATTCTAATGCCAATCCATTATTAAAGTCTACGGATGGTGGTAAGAACTGGACAATGATGGCTGTACCACATGGCGATAACCATGATATCTGGTTAAATCCTAATAATCCTGATTTATTAATTCAGTGTAATGATGGTGGCGCCAATGTATCGCATAACGGAGGTAAAACATGGTCCTCACAATTCAACCAACCAACAGCTGAAATTTATCAGGTAGCGGTAGATGATCAATATCCTTATTGGATCTATGGTGCACAACAAGATAATACTACCATTGCAATTCCAAGTTCGGCTCCAAGTGGAACTTCTGTTCAAGGTACACAGGTAATGATTGAAGTTGGTGGCTGTGAAACAGGTCCGTCAATTCCAAAACCTGGCAATCACAATATTGTTTACAACAATTGTAAAGGACGCTTTAGTGTTTATAATAAAATAACAGGTACAGGTAGAGAATACTCTATAGGTGCTTCCAATATTTACGGACATAACCCTAAAGATTTAAAATACAGGTTTCAACGTGTAGCTCCTGTTCACGTATCTCCACATGATCCTGATGTAGTTTACATGGGTTCTCAATTTGTGCATAAAACAAGAAATGACGGAGTTATTTGGGAAACCATTTCTCCAGATTTAACTGCCTTTGAAGCAGATAAGCAGGTTATTTCAGGAAGTCCAATAACTAGAGACATTACCGGTGAAGAATATTACAGTACAATTTATTCGATAAGAGAATCTAAAATAAAGAAAGACCTTATTTGGACGGGATCTAATGACGGTGTTGTTTCAATAACCCAAGATGGCGGACAAACATGGTCAAATGTTACACCTAAGAAAATGCCAAAAGGCGGAAGAGTTGAATCAATTGAACCTTCCCAATTTGACCCTGCAAAAGCTTACATTTCGGTAGATAGACATTTGTTAGGTGATGCTACTCCGTATTTTTATAAAACAGTAGATTATGGTAAAACTTGGGAATTGATAAGTACCACTACAAACGGAATTCCAGCTGACTATACCGCTAAAGTATTACGTGAAGACCCAGAAACTGCTGGACTTCTTTATGCAGGTACAGAATACGGAATGTTTGTTTCTCTGGATGACGGTAAACTATGGAAGTCGTTTCAACAAAACTTACCCGTTACACCTATTACCGATATCATTATTAAAAGAGGAGATTTGGTTTTAAGTACCATGGGTCGTGGTTTCTGGGTATTAGATAATATTACCTCCTTAAGAAATACAGATATTGCGACACTTTCGGATTCCCCTGTTTTGTTCAAACCAGATAACACGATTAGATATCGTACACCAAGAAGAGCAAAAGGTTTTCCTGACTATCCTTCAACCGGAGTATTAATTGATTACTACCTTCCCAAAGAACTTAAAAGCGAGGTGAAATTAGAAATTTTAAATGCTAACAAACAGTCAGTTGCTTCTATTTTAAGTGATTCTACAAAGATTAAATCTAGCAAGGAAGAAGTTGAAAATATGGGGCTTAGTACGACTTTTAGTTACTTTGATGCAAAGCTTGAAACCAAAAAAGGTATTAATAGATTTCAATGGGATATGCGTCAAAAAGGTGCATGGAGCGATAAAGAATCTAGAAGGTATAAAAATGGACCTGTAGTACCACCAGGTAACTATATTGCTAAATTAACAGTAGGAGAGAAGATTTTGGAGCAGCCTTTTGAAATTTTGGTAGATCCACGTTTAGGAGAAGAAGGTATAGATAATACTATCATTCTTGATCACTTAGCTTTTGAGAATAAAGTGCTTGATTTATTAACGGAAGCCAGAAAGTTTCAGTCAGAATTAGAAGCACAGATCAAGAAAACTAAAGGAGATGAAAAAGCTTCCTTAGAGACTGTTTTAAAAGAAATAAAAAATGATGAAGGTGCATATCCTCAACAAATGCTGGTTGCCCAAATATCCTATTTATCCTATATCGTTGGTGGTGCAGATAAAGTGCCCGGCAATGAAGAAGTAGAACGTCTTAAAGAGTTACAACAACAGTTTAATTCTGTGAAAAATAAAGTAAAACTTAACTAA
- a CDS encoding TolC family protein gives MKQYIIIASILFAHFAFAQDVETNTASKIWSLEDCISYAIENNITIKDADLNTSISEVNYNKAKSAKLPNLFGSASQNFSSGTSIDPITSDYVSDQIHSTNLGINSSVTLFQGNQLNNQVKQNQLLVEQNSLLAQEAKNNIVISILESYLQTLYSKEGISIAENNLSASEKEVLRAKSRLDAGTIALSDYTEAQSQAATNKYNVIAAKNDYELNIINLKQLLELSPLEDLTIETVDENQDLINLELNKEAIYTNALAYLPEVEASKTNILVNEKELEIAKGGYLPTLALTGSLGSGYTSIRDNTFTDQLDVNFNQRLGLSLSIPIFNRNQTKSAVQTASFNIEKAEIQKQTIEKEVIKKVETAYQNALSSQEQLVAAEVSQDAAEQSYNLAQKKYELGDLSTTDLVISQNTFTNAQQNYLQSKYLNILYHQLLQFYQGNDIKL, from the coding sequence ATGAAACAATATATAATCATAGCAAGCATTTTATTTGCTCACTTTGCTTTTGCACAGGATGTAGAAACCAATACCGCCTCTAAAATTTGGTCTTTAGAAGATTGTATTTCTTACGCAATAGAAAATAACATAACTATAAAAGATGCTGATTTAAATACCAGTATTTCTGAAGTAAATTATAACAAAGCAAAATCAGCTAAGCTTCCAAACTTATTTGGTAGTGCTTCCCAAAACTTCTCTAGCGGTACATCTATTGACCCAATTACGAGCGATTATGTTTCTGATCAAATACATAGTACCAATCTTGGTATTAATAGTTCCGTAACACTCTTTCAAGGAAATCAGCTAAACAATCAGGTTAAGCAAAATCAATTATTAGTAGAGCAGAATAGTTTGTTGGCACAAGAAGCCAAAAACAATATTGTAATCAGCATTCTAGAATCTTATTTACAAACCTTATACAGTAAAGAGGGGATTAGCATTGCCGAAAACAATTTAAGCGCTTCAGAAAAAGAGGTGCTAAGAGCAAAATCTAGATTAGATGCCGGTACTATTGCATTAAGTGATTATACCGAAGCTCAAAGTCAGGCAGCAACTAATAAATACAATGTAATTGCTGCAAAAAATGATTACGAGCTTAACATCATCAACCTAAAACAATTACTTGAATTATCGCCCTTAGAAGATTTAACTATTGAAACGGTTGATGAGAATCAAGACTTAATAAATTTAGAACTAAACAAAGAAGCTATTTACACCAATGCCTTAGCGTATTTACCTGAGGTAGAGGCTAGCAAAACAAATATTCTAGTTAACGAAAAAGAATTAGAAATAGCTAAAGGTGGTTATTTACCAACTCTTGCTTTAACAGGAAGTCTTGGTTCTGGTTACACCAGTATACGTGACAATACTTTTACAGATCAGTTAGATGTCAATTTCAATCAAAGGTTAGGGCTAAGTTTAAGCATACCTATTTTCAATAGAAATCAGACAAAATCTGCTGTTCAGACCGCTTCTTTTAATATAGAAAAAGCTGAGATTCAGAAACAAACTATTGAGAAAGAAGTAATTAAAAAGGTGGAAACAGCCTACCAAAATGCACTTTCATCACAGGAACAATTAGTGGCGGCAGAAGTCTCTCAAGATGCAGCAGAACAGTCTTATAATCTAGCGCAGAAAAAATATGAGCTGGGCGACTTAAGTACTACCGATTTGGTAATTAGTCAAAACACTTTTACCAATGCGCAACAGAACTATTTACAATCAAAATACCTAAATATTTTATACCATCAATTATTACAATTCTATCAAGGAAACGATATTAAACTTTAA
- a CDS encoding efflux RND transporter periplasmic adaptor subunit: MKNKTKIIIGGIALLVLAFVAYSFIKGDDSVAIEAKTIAAKKGDVTTMVTATGTIEPINQVDVGTQVSGVVEKVYVDYNSEVKEGQLIAELDKTNLKASTTQAQASYDNAISQRNYLQTIYERQKSLYDNQVISKSDFDDAVYNYETAKGTVTQRLSDLQQAKTNLGYANIYSPIDGVVLSRDIDEGQTVAASYSTPTLFTIAQDLQEMQVEADVDEADIGVVKEGQRVSFTVDAYQDQEFEGEVTQVRLDPTITSNVVTYTVVIKADNPDLKLKPGLTATISIYTLELKDVLSVEAKAINFKPTPPEMMAYNEQEKLTVERPNNGPRTTDEEDVTKVWVLESNGAITPKEVKLGASDGVKVQILSGINEGDKLVYSLKSETTQSGAPAGGTEESPFMPQRPGGKKK; this comes from the coding sequence ATGAAAAATAAAACAAAAATCATAATAGGAGGAATAGCGCTGTTGGTCTTAGCTTTTGTAGCATATAGCTTTATAAAAGGTGATGACAGTGTTGCTATTGAAGCGAAAACCATAGCCGCTAAAAAAGGTGACGTTACCACTATGGTAACTGCAACAGGTACTATTGAGCCTATAAACCAAGTTGATGTAGGTACACAAGTCTCAGGAGTTGTGGAGAAAGTATATGTTGATTACAATAGTGAGGTTAAAGAGGGGCAATTAATTGCGGAATTAGATAAAACAAATCTTAAAGCTTCCACTACACAAGCACAAGCTTCTTATGACAATGCTATTAGTCAAAGAAACTATTTGCAAACCATTTATGAAAGACAGAAATCGTTATACGACAATCAGGTAATTAGCAAATCTGATTTTGATGATGCTGTTTACAATTACGAAACTGCAAAGGGTACCGTTACACAACGTTTGTCTGACTTGCAACAGGCAAAAACAAACTTAGGCTATGCAAATATCTATTCTCCTATAGATGGTGTGGTACTTTCAAGAGATATTGATGAGGGGCAAACAGTAGCCGCAAGCTACAGTACACCTACACTTTTTACCATTGCACAAGATTTACAGGAAATGCAGGTAGAGGCCGATGTTGATGAGGCAGATATAGGGGTTGTAAAAGAAGGACAACGAGTAAGTTTCACAGTTGATGCTTATCAAGATCAAGAGTTTGAAGGTGAAGTAACGCAGGTAAGATTAGATCCAACCATTACTTCAAATGTAGTTACCTACACAGTGGTTATCAAAGCTGATAATCCTGATTTGAAACTTAAACCGGGTTTAACAGCAACTATTTCTATTTACACCCTCGAATTAAAAGATGTGTTATCGGTAGAAGCAAAAGCGATCAATTTTAAGCCTACACCACCAGAAATGATGGCATACAACGAGCAGGAGAAGTTAACGGTAGAGCGCCCCAATAATGGACCAAGAACAACCGATGAAGAAGATGTTACCAAAGTTTGGGTTTTAGAATCTAATGGAGCCATAACTCCGAAAGAAGTAAAATTAGGTGCGAGTGATGGAGTAAAAGTTCAAATTTTAAGCGGTATTAATGAAGGTGACAAATTGGTATATAGTTTAAAATCTGAAACTACTCAATCTGGTGCCCCAGCAGGCGGTACAGAAGAGAGTCCGTTTATGCCACAACGCCCAGGAGGTAAAAAGAAATAA
- a CDS encoding ABC transporter ATP-binding protein → MSKEIIKIEDLKREFVMGTETVHALRGISFSIKEGEFVTIMGSSGSGKSTMLNILGCLDQPTSGTYEIDGVSMKDLSRNELATIRNEKIGFIFQSYNLLARTSAIENVELPLLYNSKVSTEERRERAIKALEMVGLGDRLHHTPSQLSGGQQQRVAIARSLVNNPVMILADEATGNLDTRTSYEIMSLFQELNKKGITITFVTHEPDIATFSSRTIVLKDGDIMQDYQNHKIQSAAAELAKLPKQDD, encoded by the coding sequence ATGAGTAAAGAAATCATAAAAATAGAAGACTTAAAACGTGAGTTCGTCATGGGCACAGAAACTGTTCATGCGCTACGTGGAATATCATTCTCTATAAAGGAAGGGGAGTTTGTAACTATTATGGGCTCTAGTGGTTCTGGCAAAAGTACTATGCTTAACATATTGGGCTGCTTAGATCAACCCACATCTGGTACTTACGAGATCGATGGCGTAAGTATGAAAGATTTAAGTAGAAATGAACTGGCTACAATTAGAAATGAGAAAATAGGATTCATTTTTCAATCTTATAACCTTTTAGCTAGAACATCCGCAATAGAAAATGTAGAGTTACCATTGTTATATAACAGCAAGGTATCTACAGAGGAGCGAAGAGAACGGGCTATTAAAGCTTTAGAAATGGTTGGTTTGGGAGATAGATTACATCATACACCTTCTCAACTTTCTGGTGGTCAACAACAACGTGTTGCCATTGCTAGATCACTAGTAAACAACCCAGTAATGATTTTAGCAGATGAGGCAACAGGTAATTTAGATACACGTACTTCTTATGAAATCATGTCTTTATTTCAAGAATTGAACAAGAAAGGCATCACCATCACCTTTGTTACTCACGAGCCAGATATAGCTACGTTTAGTAGTAGAACAATTGTATTAAAAGATGGGGATATCATGCAAGATTATCAAAATCATAAAATACAATCCGCAGCAGCAGAATTGGCAAAATTGCCTAAACAAGACGATTAA